tgtgccagaCCACGTGAAAATCGTGAATCGCACTCCAAACTTGCGGGAAAGTgcatttttaggtttttcgagCATTTTAAGAcctatttatgaaaaaaataagaagatatgAGGGATCCGTCATAGAATAttctcttttgatttctttggagattatcatgagtttctttatttcttgtggttatactgtgttttggatgtttttatttgctagcctgaactaattttctaaatatctaGGGGAGATGAATCCTTTGATGAATtctgttatttgatttttatttttacacaaTAAATACTTGGATCTTGTCTCCAATTATgcgtgcttaattcttggtttaatatttctaggctattaatccatgtttgatgtgcttaaatcagaggaggataaaccctgtttaagagtagatctagcgtaattgagtggagttgcatgcaatcttagaaatatGACGatataaatctaccggattagattCAAATATATTAGGGGGATCCATAGATTGAGTTAATGCGaaaataggggttttaattataaagaaatttcaattaatcaaattagagtcagttgctcttagtcttgaagagagatattagcataatttagggatttctacggatcaagatactaagatAAGAAATTCTGTAAtatagattgataatgacagatgaagtctaggtggattctttcctaggtattgtctTGCTTTTTGGTTGTTAATCGATTATTTTCTCGATTTGTTATTTGTcgtgttctttagttaattaatttagttaattttagttttaatcaaacactccaatttgtcggttaaataatagaaagacggtaattactagtaattTTAGTCTTCATGGGAGTAATATCTGTGCTCGttatagctatactattaattggtAGGTGCATTTACCTTAGTCAGATTTATAGTTGGTTTCCTACATCAAGGGCCTTGGATTTTGATTGGAGAAGATAGTGCAATGAATTCACCAACACTCGCAACAACTCTCTGAACAAATCCTTTAAAGAGTCCAGATTGACCAAAAACTAGAGCATTTCGACATAGCCAAATTTTCCATAAGGAAAAGGTTAATACAATGGGCCAAGGGACTTGGGGGCTTCAAACCTAGTTATTGGAGGAGATATTAGATCGAATCCAGTCATCCCAAGTATCAAAACAAAGAAGGGTGAAATTAAAGTGAGCAAAAACAGAATCTCATAATTGCTTTGAGCGTTGGCAGTCTTGGAGGAGACGTTGAATACTCTCCAGGGCACATTCGCAAGGAGGGCACACCACGCTGAGCAATGAACTGTTTCGTTGGGAGAGCTTGGTTAAAACTTCAAATTGAGGGGGAGCTTAGCTTCCCATAAAGAAGACCACAAGTGATTGCAGTTACGAGGAGAAATTGAAATCCGGTTGGCATTAAAACGATCTAGAAATTGAAATCCAATAGctgtatttttttagattttatatatataaaatattcataattcataaaaagaATAGTTTTTATTGACGAGttatataaattcaatcaaatacttaaaaaataatattttaaaattattatatatatagaatgaGAAGAAAAATTACCATGTAATGATCACACCAGCCGACCTTCTTAATATAGGGAAAAAAAGGGGCCTTCTTTGTATTCGTAAAgtataaatgaatgaataatacaTTAGTCCACTAATGTGTTTACATGTCATGAATTCACATCTACATGTTACTTGTAATATTTTGTGAAATTCCTTTTCAGGAAGGAAATAGTCAACTCTTTTTTGGCCTTTCGACTTAGAAAATTGGACAGCTTGAGAGGGCATGAGTCATATAGCCACGCTTGaccttaatattattaataatttcaagaAATGCCAAGTGAATATattctaaattctaaaaatttgtCTAAAAGGGAGGTGACAAATTACATATCAGTTCCTAACACTTACCATATATGGAAACAACagtgataaaaaaaagtttctcgcataagtttttaaattattattccaCTGACAGGTTTTTCAAGAATCATTACAATTGGTTTGGATTTAAAAGAGTCACACACTGCTGTAGTCtagttttattaattcaatACTGTTGAATCGTGAAACTGAATCCTTTGAATTGATTATTCATTATAAATAGTAAGTAGATATGATTTGATAATAATACCAAACTGAGTCAGAAAACAAGGCTTATAAATAATCTAGAGATTTAAAACATTATAGGAAAGGGCCACAAGTGAGTGCGTCTTTGAAGGAGAAGAAGGTGGGggtgagagagagagaagacTTCAACTATGGATAGTCTGATTAGGAACAAAGGCGTATTTCGGGTGTCAGTGTGTGGACAAGATGAGGTTGAACATCTCTCTAGAGAGAGTAGCCATTACAGTCTATCCACCGGCATACTTCCTTCGCTTGGTGCCCGAAGTAACCGTAGGGTCAAGCTCAGGAGTTCCATCGTTTCTCCTTATGATCGCCGTTACAGGTCCATATAACAAAACCTTCGTTTTTTTCTTCTGTTGTTTGTaattctgggtttttttttctttttttgattgaTGAGCTAATCACCTTCTCTAAAAGTTTTAGAACTCTGGgttcttctttttaaaaaaaaaaaaatctcttaatGTTGACTTAAGGGGTCTGTTATGGGGGGATTACGATCATCATGCGTATAATAaattccttttttgttttcGGGAAAATCACGGCATTGAATCTCGTAAaacttgttttggaaaataCAAAGTAAAACAAATCCATCTTATTTGCTGAGTTGTTCAATGTTATTTACGTCTTGCTTACACTTGTTCTTTGCGAGAAAAGCAAAGAGAGTATTCTGTTCACAATATTCCATGCGACTATGAGGCTGATTTTTACATTAACGCCATTCTTTGGAATCTCGGCTTACAAAAGTttgttcctttttatttatttttctttcggTCCTTGACTTTTTTgccttttgttttcttgtttgcCATCTGTTTTCTTCCTTATTCTTATCCTTGATatcgtttattttattttattttgttgttgttattagtACTATTATGGTTTTATTATACTTGTTGTTGGGGGGTATATATGAAAAAGGACTAGTCTGACATCAGAATCTCTAATGGTGCTGTGGTTAAATGATTGAACATATTACTGATACTACTTTGTTATGTTAATTTGTTTCTTTGGTTTGAAAGGTAATAAGCAAATTCAAAGTccataaaaaggattaaatgaTGACtggaatttatataattatattgactCTTGCAGGGTATGGGAGACTTTTTTGATTATTCTGGTAGTCTACACAGCTTGGGTATCACCCTTTGAATTTGGATTCATTAGAAAACCAGAAGCACCACTCTCCATTATTGATAACGTTGTTAATGGATTCTTTGCCTTGGATATTGTCCTTACCTTCTTTGTTGCATACCTTGATAAAGCTACCTATCTACTCATTGATGATCCAAAGAAGATTGCTTGGAAATATGCTAGTTCCTGGTTGGCTTTTGATATTATATCCACAATACCATCTGAATTAGCTCAAAAGTTCTTCCCTAGGCGACTGCACTCTTATGGCTTATTTAATATGCTTCGCCTTTGGCGTCTCCGTAGAGTTAGTGCCTTGTTTTCCAGGTATCACCTAACTCTCTAACTTCAATAATTGTGAGAGTTCTGTTTATTGTTCTCCACTTGTTTGATTGTGGCATGTCTTATTGCTGCTTTTTCAATAGATTGGAGAAGGACAAGAACTACAACTACTTTTGGGTTCGATGTGCTAAACTTGTTTGTGTGAGTACAACAAAAAAGATACGAGACAATTAACCCtgaattttatttctattactGCAGCATTCATGAGGCTCTGGATGGTTCTTTTGCAGGTTACACTTTTTGCCGTTCATTGTGCCGGATGCTTCTATTATCTTATAGCTGCACAGTATCATGATCCGGAAAGAACATGGATTGGAGCATCTCTGGGAGAAAATTTCCACGAACAGAGCTTGTCTATTCGATATGTGACATCGATGTACTGGTCCATCACTACACTGACTACTGTTGGCTATGGGGATTTGCATCCTGTGAATACTAGGGAGATGATATTTGACATTTTCTACATGCTTTTCAACCTCGGATTGACAGCATATTTGATTGGTAACATGACAAACTTGGTTGTCCATGGAACCAGTCGAACTAGAAGATTTGTGAGTGACATCTTTATAGTTTATCTAGCTAATCAACTAGCTTCgagttattttttcttttcgatgTGGGTGTGTTAACTTTTGAGTTACCTTAATTCTGCTATTTTGTTCTCGCCGATACTGGATTTTCTTCGATAGTCTTGTTTGTGTTTTTGGCTCTCAGAGGGATACCATTCAAGCTGCCACAAGTTTTGCTCAAAGAAATCAATTGCCTCCCCGCCTACAAGATCAGATGCTTGCACATTTATGTCTGAAGTTCAGGACAGATTCGGAGGGGCTGCAGCAGCAAGAGACTCTCGACGCCCTTCCCAAAGCCATCCGATCAAGCATTTCACATTATCTTTTCTACTCTCTTATGGATAAGGTGTACTTGTTTCGTGGCGTTTCTAATGACTTACTTTTTCAGCTGGTAATACAGTGGAAACAATGCTTATGCTTTTGTACTGAAATTCTCTTCtttagttttcttcttttcaacaTCTTTATCCATCTTTATGAATAAATGTCTTAAGGTATCAGAGATGAAAGCtgaatattttcctccaaaagaAGACATTATCCTGCAGAATGAAGCACCTACAGATTTCTACATCCTTGTCACCGGTGCTGTGGTAAAAAGCCTTGTTTCTTGTTCAAATTTCTGGTTATTCCGTTTTAGGATTTATGATATCGTATTGaaacttaattttgtttctcaAAGTAGTCACTGATGTTTTGTATTGCTCCCCAGGATCTAGTGATTCTAAAAAATGGAGTAGAACAGGCAAGTTGCATTGCTCAAACATTAGCCTTATCGATCAGTAATCGATTAATGGATGCCAACTGAATCAAATGCCAATTGGTTTCAGGTTGTTGGAGAGGCAAATACAGGTGATATCTGTGGTGAGATAGGTGTACTTTGTTATAGACCGCAGCTCTTCACGATACGCACAAAACGATTGTGCCAACTACTACGTCTAAACCGTACTACATTCCTTAATATCATTCAGGCCAATGTTGGAGATGGGACCATAATCATGAATAATCTCCTTCAGGTATACCTCATGTACTTAATGACATAACCTGACTAAAATTATCCAATAAATTGCTTTAACCTTAATGTCATTGAACAATGTAAGCAGTAAATTATCAAAGATTGTTCCATTATGATGGAATGGGGAAGGCCCCATGAAGAAAAAGCTTTTTACATGTTCTGAACTATTGAAATTCTTTTTTGGGCAGCATTTGAAAGACATGAATGATCCAATTATGCAAGGAGTCTTAATTGAAACGGAAAACATGCTAGCTCGTGGGAGAATGGATCTACCTCTCAATCTTTGCTTCGCGGCACTCCGGGGAGATGATCTGTTGTTGCATCAGCTATTGAAAAGGGGGCTTGACCCTAATGAGTCAGACAACAGCGGAAGAACAGCTCTGGTTTGTTACACTCTTCAGCTATTGATTTGGTCATCTCCTCAATTCTTTAGTACTGCAGCAGCgctaatcttattttattttctataaaattagCATATAGCAGCATCGAAAGGAAGTGAGAACTGTGTTCTTCTTTTGCTGGATTATGGTGCAGATCCTAACAGCAAAGGTACTCTCCAGTCTGTcttgttgaattttgttttcctcTAAGGCAATTCTTGCGGTTCTTAGTTCATTACTCTCACAGGTACCCTTGATAGCTAATGTGGAAAttcttaacaaatattaaatcatTGCATGCACATCAGTTACTTGTCaattcattttaacatttatttatttgtataatttagaTGAATAATGGTGTTATGTGTTGACTTCTGCACATGCTATGGggaaaataatcatattacctatccaaataaaaaaacaaacccCATATGTTGATTTATTAACCCACATTACACCTCCAAAACTGAAAAGCTCTTCTACTTTGAAGCCGGTTTCCTAAAATAACTAAGGAGTTAAAAGAAATGTTTTACTTTGCTTTATAATGTCTGGTACAAATACCTTTTgggttttttcttcttcttttgtacAAATGGAACTGCAACTTGAGATAGGGGAAGAGCTGCACTTGCAGATGTTGGGATTTGAACCCCAAACCTGTTGGATGTCACCTTTCAAAGACAATTCTATAAACCAATTGAGCTAAGCTCCGAATTCTGCTCTTTAGGTTTTAATATTGCCCAACAACTGTTTGATGTCATCCTCATTTTTTTAAGTCAGTTATTGTCCTAACAtgaagtcatatatatatatatatatatatatatatatatatatatatatatatatataaacaaagaGCCCAAAAATGTCAAACAAGATTATCTTGTCAAGTGTTTTTATAGTTGACTTTTCTGTTTTATAACATGTCACTGTTTATGAATCTATGGGTGTAGGAATTCATGTTTGTTACTTCATGCTATAAATTTGCACTCGCCATTAGATAGAACAGCCAAAATACTTATTTGGTTTGAACCTTTCAAGATACTCCGTCAACCGTTTCTTCGAGCAATAGGAAATGCTTTGAGTTTTACTTTATGATTCCActgatttgtttgatttttatgcAGATTCGGAAGGAAGTGTCCCACTATGGGAAGCAATGTTAGCTGGCCATGATAAAGTGGCCCAACTGCTGAAGGATAACGGGGGGAACATCAATGCTGGAGATGTAGGCCACTTTGCGTGCACTGCTGCCGAGCAGAATAACTTATACTTGCTCAAGGAAATTGTTCGTTATGGGGGCGACGTCACATGCCCGAGGAACAATGGTTACACAGCTCTTCATGTTGCTGTTTGTGAAGACAACATTGAAATAGTCAAGTTCCTTTTGGAACAAGGTGCTGACATCGACCAACCTGATGTTCATCATTGGACCCCAAGGGATTTAGCTGAGCAACAAGGACATGAAGAAATAAAGATGATATTTGAAtcaagtaaagaaaagaaacccCAATCTGTCATGCCGGTTCCAGAGAAGCAGC
This genomic stretch from Gossypium raimondii isolate GPD5lz chromosome 6, ASM2569854v1, whole genome shotgun sequence harbors:
- the LOC105774202 gene encoding potassium channel AKT1; protein product: MDSLIRNKGVFRVSVCGQDEVEHLSRESSHYSLSTGILPSLGARSNRRVKLRSSIVSPYDRRYRVWETFLIILVVYTAWVSPFEFGFIRKPEAPLSIIDNVVNGFFALDIVLTFFVAYLDKATYLLIDDPKKIAWKYASSWLAFDIISTIPSELAQKFFPRRLHSYGLFNMLRLWRLRRVSALFSRLEKDKNYNYFWVRCAKLVCVTLFAVHCAGCFYYLIAAQYHDPERTWIGASLGENFHEQSLSIRYVTSMYWSITTLTTVGYGDLHPVNTREMIFDIFYMLFNLGLTAYLIGNMTNLVVHGTSRTRRFRDTIQAATSFAQRNQLPPRLQDQMLAHLCLKFRTDSEGLQQQETLDALPKAIRSSISHYLFYSLMDKVYLFRGVSNDLLFQLVSEMKAEYFPPKEDIILQNEAPTDFYILVTGAVDLVILKNGVEQVVGEANTGDICGEIGVLCYRPQLFTIRTKRLCQLLRLNRTTFLNIIQANVGDGTIIMNNLLQHLKDMNDPIMQGVLIETENMLARGRMDLPLNLCFAALRGDDLLLHQLLKRGLDPNESDNSGRTALHIAASKGSENCVLLLLDYGADPNSKDSEGSVPLWEAMLAGHDKVAQLLKDNGGNINAGDVGHFACTAAEQNNLYLLKEIVRYGGDVTCPRNNGYTALHVAVCEDNIEIVKFLLEQGADIDQPDVHHWTPRDLAEQQGHEEIKMIFESSKEKKPQSVMPVPEKQQTRYLGRFTSEPVILPAETTETDGSWSQSRPRRRTSNFHNSLFGVMSSARNVESDLLLSVNQPKAVKHSVVNSARVVISCPEKGETTGKLILLPGSFQELLDIGAKKFGIFGAKIMCYGAEIDDVEVITDGDHLVFVSDGEMLQETNNQSS